The segment ATCCTCGCCGCTTTCGAAGAGCGCGTCGAATTCCTTAGCCTTCATACAGCAGCACCTCATTTTTCCTGGACCGCCTGGCGGAGATGATGCGCACCGCTTGGCCCCGAAAGGTGATGACCACGCTCCAATGCTTGCCGGCGATCCGGCCGATGGCGAGAAAACGGGGTTCATCTTCCGTTTTGGCGGGAATGACCAGTAAATCGGGATCATCCCAGAGCGCCTGAATCTCGATGAAGTCAATGCCGTGCTTGGTGCGGTTGGCGTGGCTTTTGTTCGTGTCGAATTCAAAACGCATATAAAAATAGTATAAAAAAAGGAGGGAAAGTCAACCGGCGCGGAGTGCGCCGCAGCGGCGTCACGGGGGTGGGCGAGTGGCGTCGCGGCGGCAGCCCTGCCGGATGTCGCCTTCTTCGAGGGCGGCGGCGATGGCCTCGCGCACCCCGCGCTTGTCCGCCGCCCAGGCCGGGGCGACGAGTTCCCCGGGCGCGGGGTCGGCGTTTAAGCGTTCGACCACGATGTCCGGCCGCAGCCGGGCGATGGCCTCGGCGACCGCCGCGACGTATGTCTCGCGTCCAGGCGGGACGTAGCCCCCGGCGGCGAAAAGTTCCGCCAGGGACGAGCCGGCGACGACCAGCGTGTTGTGGAATTTCACCCCGGTGACGGGAAGATCATTAATAAAGGAAACGGCGGCCCAAAAATCCGCGTTCGATTCCCCGGGCAGGCCGGCCATGAGATGGGCCGTGACGCGAAGTCCGGCTTCGGCCGTCCCCCTTGCCGCCAGGGCGAAGGCGGCCGCGTCGTGGCCCCGGTTGATGCGCGTAAGCGTCGCGTCGCGAACGGATTGCAGCCCCAGGTCCAGGCAGACGTAGGGAAGGGGCACGGCGGCGAGCAGGGCGGTTTTTTCCGCGTCCAGGCAGTCCGGCCGCGTGCCCAGGCAAAGCCCGCAGACGCCGGGCAGGGCGATAAGCTCCCCAAGAAGCCCCTCCAGCCGCGAGGCCGGGCCGTAGGTGTTGGAAAAGGACTGGAGATAGGCGATAAGCGCCTCGCCGCGTCCCCGGGCCGGCGCAGTGAGCTTGTCCCATTGCGCCCGGAGCCCGAAGCCTTTATGGTACAGTCCCGTTCCCGACCCGGTGGCGTTGCAAAAAAGGCACCCCGCGCGGGAAAGCGCGCCGTCTCGATTGGGGCAGGCGCTGCCCGCATCGAGCGGTATTTTTTTTGCCCGGCGGCCGAAAATCCGCCGAAAGGCCTGGGAAAGGGTATTGTAACGCTGGGTCATGGCCGGTCGCCGGGACGGGAAATCAACCGTTGACAACGCGGTGCGAATCGGCAAACACAACGCGTTTACGAGATCACGAGAGCCGAGTTTGCGGCAAGCGAGGCGCTATGTCCAGGATTTTGGATCGCATATTGGGCCTGTTCTCCAACGATCTGGCCATCGACTTGGGAACGGCCAACACGTTGGTGTTCGTCAAGGGCAAAGGCATCGTTTTGTCCGAGCCGTCGGTTGTGGCGGTGAAAAAGGATCCTCGCGGCGGCAACAAGGTGCTTTCCG is part of the Solidesulfovibrio fructosivorans JJ] genome and harbors:
- a CDS encoding TIGR01212 family radical SAM protein (This family includes YhcC from E. coli K-12, an uncharacterized radical SAM protein.) translates to MTQRYNTLSQAFRRIFGRRAKKIPLDAGSACPNRDGALSRAGCLFCNATGSGTGLYHKGFGLRAQWDKLTAPARGRGEALIAYLQSFSNTYGPASRLEGLLGELIALPGVCGLCLGTRPDCLDAEKTALLAAVPLPYVCLDLGLQSVRDATLTRINRGHDAAAFALAARGTAEAGLRVTAHLMAGLPGESNADFWAAVSFINDLPVTGVKFHNTLVVAGSSLAELFAAGGYVPPGRETYVAAVAEAIARLRPDIVVERLNADPAPGELVAPAWAADKRGVREAIAAALEEGDIRQGCRRDATRPPP
- a CDS encoding BrnT family toxin, which translates into the protein MRFEFDTNKSHANRTKHGIDFIEIQALWDDPDLLVIPAKTEDEPRFLAIGRIAGKHWSVVITFRGQAVRIISARRSRKNEVLLYEG